AACGCGATGACCGCGGTCATCCGGGTGGGCACCAGGGCGAGCGCCCTGGCGATGGCCCAGACACGCCAGATCGCCGATCGGCTTGCGAAGGCCACGGGCGCCGAGATCGAACTCGTGCCGGTCACGACCGAGGGCGACACCTCGCGGGCGTCGCTCTCGTCGCTCGGCGGCACCGGCGTCTTCGCCGCCGCCCTCCGCGAGGCGCTCATCGCCGGCGAGTGCGACGTCGTCGTGCACTCCCTGAAAGACCTCCCGACGGCCGACCACCCGCAGCTCCGGCTCGGTGCGGTGCCGAAGCGCGCCGACGCGCGCGACGCGCTCTGCGCGCGCGACGGGCTGACGCTCGAGACCCTCCCGGCCGGTGCGCGCATCGGCACGGGCTCGCCGCGGCGCATCGCCCAGCTCGCCGCCGCTCGGCCCGACGTGGTGGCCGTCGACATCCGCGGCAACATCGACACGCGCCTCGGCAAGGTCGAGACCGGTGAGCTCGACGCGGTCGTGCTCGCGGCCGCGGGGCTCGGCCGGCTCGGGCGCATGGAGGCCGTGACCGAGCTCTTCGAGCTCAGCGACTGGCCCACGGCGCCGGGGCAGGGCGCCCTTGCGATCGAGGTGCGCCGAGCGCGCGGAGATCGCCAGCTCGAACTCGCACTCGACTCGATCGACCACGGCACGAGCCGTGCCACGGTGCTCGCCGAACGGCTCGTGCTCGCGGGCCTCGAGGCGGGTTGCACCGCCCCGGTGGGTGCGACCGCGTTCGTCGATGGGGAACTTCTGTTCCTGACTGCGACGGTGTACAGTGCCGACGGGACGCGGCAGCTCACGAGCTCGCACGCGGCCACCCCCGACAGCCGCTCGGCCGCCGATCTGGCGGATGCGGCACGCGACGTCGCCGAACGGGCCGTCGCAGAACTCCTCGGCAACGGCGCCGCCGAACTCGCACCACCTGAGGAGTCGCAGTGAGCGAATTCGAGCCGATGACCGGCGCGATCAATCTGCCTTCTGGCGGGGGCAAGCCCCTGGCCGGATGGCGAGTACTCGTCCCGCGTGGCGGACCGTGGGGCGACGGGGTCGCAGCGGCGCTTCGTGCGCGCGGCGCAACACCCATCGTGGCCCCGCTCATCAATTTCGCGCCGACCGACGACCAGCCTGCCCTCGAGGCGGCGCTTGCGAAGCTCGCCGCCGGCGGCTTCGACTGGCTCACGGTCACGAGCGCGACGACGGTCGACGTGCTCTCGTCCTACGGCGCGGTCATCCCCGAAGAGACCAAGGTCGCCGCCGTCGGTGAGACCACGGCCGCCGCGCTCCTCGCCGCCGGCTACCACGTCGACATCGTGCCGGCCGAAGACAACTCGGCGCAGGGCCTGCTCGAGGAGTGGGAGGCCGCGACCGGCGGCGTCACCCCGCTGCGGATCCTGGCGCTCCGTTCGGCGATCGCGAAGCAAGTGCTCTCCCTCGGCCTGGCCCGCGCCGGGCACCACGTCGAGGCCGTCGTCGCCTACCGCACCGTGGGTGTGCCGGTGGCGTCGAAGGTTGCAGCCGACGTTCGGGCCGGCCGCGTGAACGCCGTGCTCGTGACCTCCGGCAGCGTGGCCGAGCAGGTGCAGCAGCAACTCGGGCCGATTCCCGAGTCGATCC
The Agromyces albus DNA segment above includes these coding regions:
- a CDS encoding uroporphyrinogen-III synthase, with amino-acid sequence MTGAINLPSGGGKPLAGWRVLVPRGGPWGDGVAAALRARGATPIVAPLINFAPTDDQPALEAALAKLAAGGFDWLTVTSATTVDVLSSYGAVIPEETKVAAVGETTAAALLAAGYHVDIVPAEDNSAQGLLEEWEAATGGVTPLRILALRSAIAKQVLSLGLARAGHHVEAVVAYRTVGVPVASKVAADVRAGRVNAVLVTSGSVAEQVQQQLGPIPESILVAAIGPQTQRDAAELGLRVDVVARERTAESLIDAVVTAATANA
- the hemC gene encoding hydroxymethylbilane synthase; protein product: MTAVIRVGTRASALAMAQTRQIADRLAKATGAEIELVPVTTEGDTSRASLSSLGGTGVFAAALREALIAGECDVVVHSLKDLPTADHPQLRLGAVPKRADARDALCARDGLTLETLPAGARIGTGSPRRIAQLAAARPDVVAVDIRGNIDTRLGKVETGELDAVVLAAAGLGRLGRMEAVTELFELSDWPTAPGQGALAIEVRRARGDRQLELALDSIDHGTSRATVLAERLVLAGLEAGCTAPVGATAFVDGELLFLTATVYSADGTRQLTSSHAATPDSRSAADLADAARDVAERAVAELLGNGAAELAPPEESQ